From one Pseudomonas fluorescens genomic stretch:
- the rpmB gene encoding 50S ribosomal protein L28 codes for MSRVCQVTGKGPVTGNNISHANNKTRRRFLPNLQHHRFWVESEKRFVRLRVSAKGMRIIDKRGIDAVLVDIRRNGAKV; via the coding sequence ATGTCGAGAGTCTGTCAAGTTACCGGTAAGGGTCCGGTAACCGGGAATAACATTTCCCACGCAAACAACAAAACCCGTCGTCGTTTCCTGCCGAACCTGCAGCATCATCGCTTCTGGGTCGAGTCCGAGAAGCGTTTCGTGCGTCTGCGCGTATCTGCCAAAGGCATGCGCATCATCGACAAGCGCGGCATTGATGCCGTTCTGGTCGACATTCGCCGTAACGGCGCTAA